The DNA sequence ACTCCCTCCGCACACGCCGGGGGAGAGTCATCGAGAAAGGGGATCCCTTCGCCAGTTTCTGGGAAGTGTCCCCCAAGACGGCCTCCATCGTCTGGCCCCATGAATACGAATGGGGCGACGGGGAGTGGATGGCCTCCAGAAGTGAGAAAAACGCCCTCGGCGCCCCCATGTCGGTGTACGAGGTCCATATCGGCTCATGGAGGAGGAATCCCGTGGAGGGGTTCCGGTCCCTCTCCTACCGGGAGCTCGGCCATGAGCTGGGGGACTACGCCCTGTCCATGGGGTTCACCCACGTGGAGCTGCTCCCGGTGATGGAGCACCCCTTCTATGGCTCGTGGGGATACCAGACCCTGGGGTACTTCGCCCCCTCGAGCCGGTACGGCACCCCGGAGGATTTCATGTACATGGTGGACGTGCTGCACCAGAAGGGCATCGGGGTGATCCTCGACTGGGTGCCCTCCCACTTCCCGGCCGACGCCTACGGACTGGCGAAGTTTGACGGCACGTGCCTTTTCGAGCACGAGGATCCCCGCAAAGGCTACCACCCCGACTGGGGAAGCTGGATTTTCAACTACGGCCGGAACGAGGTGCGGGGGTTTCTTCTGAGCAGCGCCTTCTTCTGGCTCGACCGGTTCCACGCCGACGGCCTGAGGGTGGATGCCGTGGCCTCCATGCTCTACCTGGACTATTCCCGGAAGGCGGGGGAGTGGATTCCCAACCGGTTCGGCGGCAGGGAGAATCTCGAGGCCATCAGCTTCCTGAAGAAGCTGAACGAGGCCGTATACAGCGATTTCCCCGACGTGCAGACCATCGCCGAGGAGTCCACCGCCTGGCCCATGGTCACCCGCCCCGTGTTCGTGGGGGGGCTGGGATTCGGCATGAAATGGAACATGGGGTGGATGCACGACACTCTCGCCTTCATGTCGAAAGACCCGGTGTACCGGAAATACAGCCACGACAAGATCACCTTCAGCATAATGTACGCCTTCACGGAGAACTTCCTTCTCCCCTTTTCCCATGACGAGGTGGTCCACGGAAAGGGTTCCATGCTGGGCAAGATGCCGGGGGACGCCTGGCAGAAGTTTGCCTGTCTCCGCCTGCTCTACGGCTATATGTTCGCCCACCCCGGGAAGAAGCTCCTGTTCATGGGGTGCGAATTCGGCCAGGGGAAGGAGTGGAACCATGACGACAGCCTCCAGTGGGACCAGCTTTCCATCCCGGAGCACAGGGGGATTTCCCTTCTCGTTGCGGAGCTGAACAGGGTATACCGGCAGGAGACTGCCCTCCACGAGCTGGATTTCACTCCTGACGGCTTCGAGTGGTGTGATTTCTCCGACTGGGAAAAGAGCGTGGTCTCCTTCGTCCGGAAGAATTCCTCCGGCGGCATGGTCCTGGCAGTGTTCAACTTCACCCCGGTACCCAGGCTCCATTACCGCATCCCCGTCCCCTGCGGGGGCTACTGGCGGGAGATAGTGAACAGCGACGCCGGGGAATACGGCGGTTCGGGGTTCGGCAACTATGGGGGCCTTCATTCGGAGGAGCTTCGGTGGAAACAGAGCGAACACTCCCTCTGCCTCACCCTTCCTCCCCTGGGGATGCTGCTGCTGAAACTGGAACGGTAAAGAAGGGGCGGACCCGGACAGGTCCGCCCCTTTCCCATTGTGACGGTGTGTTTCAGACCGCGGTCTTCGCCAGGGAGAGCACCGCGCCGAGGACCACGTCCACGCCCTTCTTGATCTGGCCGTAGTCGGTCCACTCCTCAGGGCAGTGGCTCCGCCCTCCCTTGCTGGGAACGAAGACCAGGCCCACGTCCGCGGCCGATGCCATGATCATGGCGTCGTGCCCCGCACCGCTCTGCATGACCTTCGACGTGTAGCTCCGCTTCGCCGCCTCGGCTTCGAAAAGGCCGAGGATCTCCGCCGACATCTCCACGGGCCGGACGGTCAGCTTGTCTGTGACGGATATGGTGACGCCGTGCTTCTTCTCCAGTTCCTTCAGGAAGGCGGCGAAGGACCCGGTCACCTGTTCGAGCTTCTCCATGTACACCGAGCGGACGTCGATGGTGAAGAACACCCTTCCCGGAACGATGTTCGCCCCGCCGGGGAAGACTTCCATCCTGCCCACGGTCCCCACCGTTCCACCGGCGGCTTCCTTCGCTGCCCGGTCGAGGAAGAGGACCGCCTCTGCGGCCGCGGTCAGGGCGTTGCACCGCATGTCCATGGGGGTTGTCCCGGCGTGGTCCGGCCTGCCGAGGATCTCCACTTCCCTCTGGCTGATTCCCACGATGGTCTTGACCAGGCCCAGATCCGTCCCGCCGCTCTCGAGGATGGGGCCCTGTTCGATGTGCATCTCGATGAAGGCCTTCAGGCTGCCCTTTGGCCGGACTGCCTCGCCGATTTTGTCGGGATCGAAGCCGAAGGCTTTCATGGCCTCTGCGGCGGACACGCCGTCCCGGTCTTTGAAGGTGTCCAGGGCCTCCCTGGTGACTTTGCCGGTCATGGCCCTGCTGCCGTAGAGCCCTCCGCCGAACCGGGCTCCTTCTTCTTCCACTAGGGCGGCGAACTCCAGGGGGTGCTCCGCGGCGATGCCGTTCTCTTGGAGAACCCTGGCGATTTCCAGGCCCATGACCACCCCCGCCGGGCCGTCGAAGGCCCCGCCGTTCTTCACCGAGTCGAAATGGGATCCGATCATGACAGCCGGCGCCCCGGGAACGGTTCCCTCCCGCCGTCCGAACAGGTTTCCTGCCGCGTCCTCGAAGACCGTAAGCCCTGCCCCTTTCATTTCCGAGGCGATGTAGTCCCTGGTCATCCGGTCCTCCTTCGAGAAGGAGAACCTCGTCATGCCCTTCCCGGGCGTTGCCGTGAACCCGGCCATGGTTTCGATGTCCTTTCTGATCCTCTCTGTTTTTGCCTCCAGCATGTCTATCCTTCCTTTCTTCTCTTGTGCGGTTCGTTCTTTTCCTCTTGTGACGCGATGAAAATCCCCGCCAGGATGAGGGCCCCTCCCGCCGCCTTGCCCAGGGTCACGGGCTCGGAGAGGAAGAGGGCCGCGAGGATGGTGCTGCCGATGGGCTCCCCCAGAAGGCAGAGCGCCACGGTTCCCCCCGAGAGCCAGCGGAGGGCCCAGTTGTAGCTTGAATGGCCCAGGATCTGGGGCACCAGGGCCATGAGAAAGAAGGCAGCCCAGGTTGTCCCGGAATACCCCGAGGGCGGGAGGCCCATGGCGGCCACGATGGCCCACAAGACAAGGGCCGAAGTGCCGTAGTTCAGGGTCACGTAGCCCGTCAGGGACATCCTCGGTCGGACTCTTCTGCCGAAGAGGATGTACAGGGCGGCGAAGAAGCTTCCCAGCAGGGCGAGAAAATCCCCCCAGAGAGCTGTCCCGCCCAGGGCGAAATCCCCCCACCCTATGATGACCCCTCCGGGAAGGGCGAGCAGCAGGCCCTTCTTCAGCCGGGAGGAAAAAGGATCCCCCGTCAGCATGGGAGAGAGCAGCCCCGTCCACAGGGGGATGGCGTTCACGATAACCACGCTGCTCGCCACGGTGGTGTAGAAGAGGGAGGAGATCCACGCGGCGAAGTGCAGGGCGAGGAAGCCCCCCGAGAGAACCACCGTCAGGAGGTCCTTTCTTGAGAGGCCCCGGGCCTCCCGAAGAGTACCCGCGCCGGTGAAGGGCAGGAGGAAGAGGGAGGCGAGCCCCGTTCTGTAGGCGGCGATCACCAGGGCCGGGGCGTCCGCCATGCGGGCGAAGATGGCCCCGGTGGAGATGGCGAACACCCCCACGGAAAGGACGAGCCAGGGCGATACCGGGGGCTTCTCCGCCATGACAGTCTAGGCCTTCGCCTTCCTGTGGCCGAGGTACAGATCGTAGTGCTTTTTCAGCATGGACGGAATGGGGAGGGTGTAGGGGCACTTTTTCACGCAGGCCCCGCACTCCGTGCATTTGGGCAGGGTGTCCATGCCCGCGGAGGCGAATTCGGACGCAACCTCCGGGGACATGCGGCTCGCCAAGAGGGGATAGATCATTCCCTGGGTGATGGAGACTCCCTGGGGACAGGGCTGGCAGTACTCGCACCGTCGGCAGAACTGGCCTCCCAGCTCGCTCCTTACCGCCTCCATGGCGGCAAGGTCATTGCCTGTGACTTCGTTCGGTTTCTCGTAGAACGCGACGATCTGCTCCACCGACTCTACCGAGTCGTACCCGGGAATGGGAAAGAGATTTTCGTGGGAGCGGAGGTACTTGAAGGCCAGGGCAGCGTCGGTGATGGCCCCGCCCGCGAAGGGTTTCATGGCGAGGATGGCCACGCCCTTTTCCCGCGCGAGGGGGTGGAGTTCCTTCGCCGCGTCGGTCTCGATGAAGTTGAAGGGGAACTGGATGGAGACGAACAGGCCCGACTCCACGTACTTCTTCGCCATGGAGAGGCTGTGGGAGGTGATGCCGATAAAGCGGATCTTCCCCGCCTTTTGTGCCTCCAGGACCGCCTCCATGGCGCCTCCGGGAGCCATGATCTTCTCCCAGTCCTTTTCAAGGGCCACCTGGTGGAACTGGAAGAGGTCGATATAGTCGGTATTCAGCCGCCTCAGGCTCAGGTCGATGTGCTCCGCGGCGGAGGCGGCGTCCCGCTTCATGGTCTTTGTGGCGAGGAAGATTGTGTCTCTCACCGGGGCAAGGGCCCTGCCGATTTTCTCCTCGCTGTCGTGGTAGGCGTTCGCCGTGTCGAAGAGGGTGATGCCCAGGTCGCAGGCCCGGCGGAGGGTCCGCTCGGCCTCGGCGAAGGACAGCCGGATGATGGGTATGGCCCCGAATCCGAGTTCGGAGACGGAGACTCCTGTGGTGCCGAAGGGAAAATATTGCATGGTCGTCAGCTCCTTCTCGCCGGACGGTTTCCGGCATTTCACCACAGGATAGCAGACAAGTCCCCGGACCGGAAGAGAGGGGCTTGCATTCCCGCCGCCCTTTGCCTATACTGTGCCTGATGAGAAAATTATTTCAGGAATATATTTCAAACGGAGGATCCCCATGTATTCGGACGCCCTGCTGGTAAAAACCTCGGAGCTCTACTACTACTCCCGGATGTCCCAGGCCGAGATCGGCCGCGTGCTGGGCGTCTCCGTCCCCACGGTCTCCCGCATCCTCCAGGAAGCCATGGAACGGGGCATCATCGAGGTCCGCATCCGGGACACCCTTACCCGGACGGCAGACGCCGAGGAGGCGCTGAAAAAAAAGTTCGGCCTGCTGGACGCCGTGGTGGTGGAGATTCCCCAGGACACCGACGGCAATTTTCTCCGCAAGCTTCTCGGAAAGAAGGCCAGCGAGCTGCTGCCCCGATTCTGCGACCGGGGAGGGACCATAGGCATCGGCTGCGGGGTGACCATCCGGGAGATGATCGAATCCCTGGACCGGTCGCGCCGTTTCCCCGACCTGAGGATCGTCCCCCTCCTGGGGGGATGGGGCAAAGAGGAGCCCGAGCGGGAAACGAACCGCCTCGCCAGCGACATGGGCAACATCCTGGGGTGCGCTTTCTCCTACCTGCTGGCCCCCGCCATCGTCAGCTCCGCGGAAGTGCGTGACCTGCTGCTGCAGGAGCCCCAGATCCAGCTGACCACCCGCCTGTGGGATTCTGTGAAGACGGCCTTTTTCTCCATCGGGCCGGAGCTGGACAGAATGTTCTTTCCCTACATCCCGGCGGAATACCTCGACATGGAAAAGGCCCGCAAAGCAGGGGGCGTGGGCGATGTGCTCGGCAGGATCATCGACGGAAAGGGAAGGGAAGTGCCCATCCCCTACAACGGCAGGCTGGTGAGCATCCCCTTCGAAACCCTGAAGAACATTCCCCGCCGCGTGGGCATCGGCGGCGGGCCCCAGAAGTACAGGGGAATCTACGCCGCCCTGGCGGGAAAACTGGTGAACGTGCTCATCACGGATTTCGAGACGAGCGAATATCTCTTGCATCTGGAGGCGATGGAACATGACGGTATTTGAAGAACTGTTCAAGGTAAAGAAACCCCTTCTCGGGATGGTGCACTTTCCTCCCCTTCCCGGGTCCCCTCTCTACGACGCCGGGGCGGGCATGCAAAAAATCCGCGACACGGCTCTGAGGGACGCGGAAGCCCTGGTGAAGGCGGGCTTCGACGGCATCGTCTTCAGCAACGAGGGAGACCGGCCCTACCTTTCGAAGGTTGACCACGCCACCGTGGCGGCCATGAGCAGAGTCATCTCCGAGACCTCGGCGACCTTCGACGTGCCCTTCGGCCTTTCGGTCCTCGCCGACCCCGAGGCAGCCGTGGCCATCGGCGCGGCGGTGGAGGCCGACTTCGTGCGGATCTTCCTCTCCTGGGTCTTCGTGGGCGACTGGGGCATCGTGGACCCCGACGCGGGGAAGATCCAGAGACTTAAGTCCTCCCTGTCGGGAAAGATGAAGGTCTTTGCCAACATCTCGGGCCACACGGAACCCCTGGGGGGCCGGAAACTCGAAGACATCGCCCGGGGGGCCGTGAAGTTCGGCCTTGCCGATGCGGTCTGCCTGGCGGGCACCACCGCCGGGAGCGAGATCGCCGAGGACGATCTCCGTGCCGCCCGCCGGGGAGCGGGGGATGCCCCTGTGATCGCCGGCACCGGCGTGAGCGTGGAGAACGCGGAGCGGATGCTCTCCCTTGCCGACGGCGTGATCATGGGAACGAGCATCAAGTTCGGCAGGGACACCTTCAAACCCGTGGATCCGGAGAAGGCCGCCGAGTTCATCCGCCGGGCGAAGGACATCAGGGACAGGCTGAAATGACCGTCCTCGAGACCCGGAACCTCACCAAGGAATTTCCCGGGGTACGGGCACTTTCTGACTTCTCCTTTACCCTGGAGAAGGGAGAGATTCATGGGCTCGTGGGCGAAAACGGGGCGGGGAAATCCACCCTGGTGAAGATCCTCGCGGGGGTTCACACCCCCTCCTCGGGGTCCTTCCTCCTGAACGGCAGGGAGATGCATTTCCGGTCTCCCAGGGACGCGGCGGACCGCATCGGCGTGGTGCACCAGGAGAGAGAGCTTGTTCCCCATTTTTCAGGGTGGGAGAACCTGTTCCTCGGCCTGGAATTCTCCTCGGCCGGTTTCCTCCTGAAGAGGAAAATGCGGGAAGATGCCCTCCGGTTCGCTGAAAAATACGGCATGGACGTGGATCTCGACGCCCCCGCGTCCGAGATGGGCAGCGGGAGGCAGGAAATGCTCTCCATCCTGAAGGTGCTTTTCCGGAATCCGGAAGTGGTGATCTTCGACGAGCCCACCGCCCCGCTGAGCGTGAAGGAGTGCGAAAGCCTCTTCGCCCTCGTCCGGGACCTGAAGGCCCGGGGGCTGGCCATCCTCTACATATCGCACCACCTTTCCGAGGTGCTCGACCTGGCCGACCGGGTCACGGTCCTCAGGAACGGGAAAAAGGTGGATACATTGGACGCTTCCTCCGTGGACGAGCAGGGGCTCATCCGCCTGATGATCGACCGGGACCTCGCCGGGCAGTATCCCAAGCGCCCAGTCGCACTGGGGGAAGAGGTCTTTGCCATGGAAGGATGCTCTTCGGCGGCGGGCAGGTTCAAGGACGTGTCCTTTTCCGTCCGCCGGGGGGAGATCGTCGGCTTCGCCGGGCTTGTGGGCTCGGGCAGGACGGAACTTGCCCGGGCGGTCTTCTGCGGGCTCCCCTTCGAGGAAGGGACCATGCGCCTCGCCGGGAAACCCTTCACCTCAGGAAGTCCGGGGGAGAGCATCGCGAAAGGCATGGCCATGATACCGGAGAACCGCAGGGAAGAAGGGGTGGTTTCCGATCTGTCCGTGGGGGAGAACCTGGTGCTGCCCCTGCTGGGCAATTTCACCTCCCTCGGCTTCCTGCGGAAGAAGGATGCCGCCCGCCATGCAGTTTCAGTGTCTGAACGGCTGTCCATCAAGTCGGCGGGCCTGTCCCAGGACGTGCGGACCCTGAGCGGAGGCAACCAGCAGAAGGTCTCGGTGGGGAAGTGGTTCGGCACGCCGTCACTGCTGTGGATTTTCGACGAGCCTACCCAGGGGATCGATGTGGACGCCAAGCGGGAGGTCTACTCCATCATGGAGGACCTCGCCGAGGGCGGCGCGGGCGTGTGGTTCATAAGTTCCGACCTTCGGGAACTGCTCGCCATGGCCGACAGGATCATTGTCATGAAAAACAACCGCATCGCCGGGGAGTTCCGCCCTCCCTGCGACAGCGAAGAAATACTCGCTACCATGATGGGGGAGGAAGGCTGACATGTCCCAGGATAAACTGAATTTCCAGCAGTCGCTGACGAGGTTCGGCACCATACTCGCCCTGATCGTCATCTCGGCGGGTTTTGCCGTCGCCGTCCCCGGCTTTGCGGGCGGGGAGAACATCATGAACATCCTCCGGCAGATCGCCCTGCTTGCCGTCATTTCTGAAGGGTTCACCATGTGCCTCATCGTGGGCGAACTGGACCTGGCCTTTCCCCATATCGCCAGCCTGTCCGGGGCACTCGTGGCGGGGCTTATCTTCGGGGGGATGCACCCCCTGGCGGCGGTGCTCATCTCCCTGGCCGTGGGGATCGCCTTCGGCCTGGCGGCGGGACTGCTGGTGACCAAGATCGGCATCCCGTCCCTCATCACCACCCTCGCCACGGGCATCATCGCAGGCGGCATGGTCTACATGTACACCAAGGGTGTCTCCTTCTACGGCCAGATGCCCCCGTCCTTCCTCGCCCTCGGCAGGGGGAGCGTGGGGCCGGTGCCGTCCCTCATCTTCATCATGTTCGCCGTGGTCGCGGCGGCCCAGGTGATGATTTCCTCCACCCGCACGGGCAAGTACATGCAGGCCACGGGGGCCAACCCTGCAGCCTCCCGCCTCGCGGGCATCAACATCGACCGGTGCAAAATATTCGCCCTTAGCCTCTCCGGCCTGGCTGCGGCCTTCACGGGCATCCTGCTCACGTCCCGCCTCGGCTCGGCCAACCCCGAAGGTGCGTCGGGGTTCATGATGGACGCCTTCGCGGCGGCCCTCCTCGGCATGACGGTGCTCAGCGTCGGCCGGGCAAATCCCTTCGGTACCTTCGTCGGTGCCCTTATGATCGGGGTCATCAACAACGGCATGACCCTCGCCGGGGCGCCCTACTACACCCAGGACATCGTGAAGGGGCTCATTATCCTGCTGTCCGTCACCATAACGTCCCTTCAGGCGAAAAAGATGGCGCGGCACTGACCGTGCCCGGGAAGCACTTTTTCTGGAACGAAACACACATCAGGGAGGGAAGAACGATGAAAAGAACGGCGGTACTGTTGGCGGCAATAGCGGTTGTCCTCGCGGCGGCGGGGTACGGAGCGGCGAAGGAGATCTCGGTGGGCTTCATCGCCACGAACTTCTCGGCGGAAGCCCAGGCGCGGGTGGCCAATTCCTTCGAGAAGCTGGCGAAGGACAAGGGCTGGGACGTGAAGATGCTCAACTCGGCCGGATCCATCGAGACCCAGTCCAACCAGCTCGAGAACCTGTACCAGATGAAGGTCGACGCCGTGGTCATGGCCATGGCCCATCCCCAGGAGATCCGCCCCGCCCTGGACAAGCTCGTGGAGGCGAAGATCCCCGTGATTACCATCGACTCCGGGTACGTGGACGGCGTTGTGGCGGACATCACGGCCGATAACTTCGCCATGGGTGCGAAGGCGTCCACCTTCCTGATGGACACCATCGGTGGCCAGGGCAACATCATCGTCATCAAGTTCGAGAAGCACTACGGCACCCGCCGGAGGGGCAAGGTCCTCGACGTGGTGCTCACCGAGTATCCCGGCGTGAAGATTCTGGCCGAGTACAGCGTGGTGGCCACCAAGCGCTTCATGGACGACACAAGGGCCGCCATGGAGACCTACGCGACCCGTTTCGGCGACCAGATCGACGGTGTGTGGTGCGCCTTCGACCAGCTTGCTTATGTGGCCGGCGACGTGCTCCAGGAGCGGGGCAACAAGAAGGCAGTGATCGTGGGCGTTGACGGCAACCAGGAGACCTTCCGCCGGATCGGCGCCGGACAGATGGCAGCCACGGTGGCCCAGCCCTTCGAAGCCATGGCGGGGAAGGCCATAGAGCTGGTGAACGCCCTCGCCGTGGAAGGAAAGACCGTTGAGGAAGCCACGGGCGGCCGGAAGATCTTCTACATGGACGCTCCTCTCATTGACAGAACCAGCCTGCCGGAATAACATCCGACCAGGTAAAAACAAGCGGAACGCCGCGGGCCGCCGGAAGCTTTTTTCCGCGCGGCCCTTTTCAAAGGAGATGAAGTGTATGCCCCTGTTTCTGGGTGTGGACATGGGAACATCCTCCCTCAAAGCCTGCGTCATCGACGGTGAAGGCCATGGGGCCGCCGGGGCCAAGGTTCCGTCGGAGACCCTTTCTCCGGGGCCGGGCATGTACGAGGTGGACGGAGAAACATGCTGGTGGCGGGGGTTCCTTTCTCTCTGCGGGGAGATTTCCCATTCCGTTCCGCTGTCGGACATCGCCGGGATCTGCGTCAGCTCCGTGTGCGGATCCTTCATCCCGGTGGACGGGCAGGGGCGGCAGACCCACAATGCCATCCTTTACGGTATCGACCGGCGGGCGGCCAAACAGGCGGAGGAACTGAATGAAAAATACGGTCCCCAGCTCGCTGCAAGGCTCGGAGGCCCTTTCACCACCCATTCCGTCTTCCCCAAGATCCTCTGGCTGAAGGAGCGCTGCCCGGATGTATTCCACAGGACAGCCTTCTTCCTGGAGCCCAACAACTTCGTCACCTTCCGCCTTACCGGAGAACGGGCCTGGGATTTTCCTTCCGCCGCCGGGACGACCCTGGTGGATCGTCCGGCTCTGGAGTGGCCCGGGGAGCTCTTTGCCGCGGAAGGGGTCGATCCTGCCCGGTTTCCCCCTCTCCGCTGGCCTCTCTCCGTCCTCGGGCGGGTGACGGCCGGCGCTGCCCGTGAAACGGGACTCCCCGAGGGCATTCCCGTCGCCGTCGGAGCCTGCGACATCAACGCCGAGGCGGCCGCGGCCAGGGCCTTTTTCCCGGGGGACTGCGTGGTGGTCTTCGGCTCCACGGTAAGCCTGCTCCTGACCACGGAGAGACCTGCCGAGGTTCCGGGCTTCGTCTCAGGCATGTCCCTCCTCGAAGGGACCTTCCGCGTCGGCGCGGCCACGGCGTCGGGCTCCCGGTTCCTCCAGTGGATGAACCGGACGTTTCGTTCGGGGGATCCGGAGCGGGAGCAGTCTCCCACGGGCATTCTCATCCTTCCCTGGCTCGACGGGGCACGGACGCCCTTCCACAACCCGGAGGCAAGGATGACCTTCAACGGCATGGACGGGTCAGCCACCCCCGGAAGAATGATCCGGGCAGGAAGGGAAGCCCTGGGCTACGAGCTTTCCTTCCTGCTTTCCAGGATAGGGGAGGTCCGAGCCGTTCCGGACGTGCTCGACGTTTCCGGGGGGCTCTGCAACGACAGGACCCTCATGGGGATCATCAGCTCCATTACGGGGAAAAAGCTCAGGCTTCACCGGGATGTTGACGCGTCCTACGGAGATGCCCTCATTGCGGCCTCCGCGTCGGGCTTCCTTCCGCCGGATGAGCTGAAAGCCATGGGCGGAGGAGGGACCATGGTCTTTCCCGACCGGGCCCTCCACGAGAAATTCCTGCCCTGGAGCCGCTGCTTCAGGAATCTGGCCGAAAACGGGGGAATGACCCGGCCCTAGCCGAACAGAAAGGTCATGAGAAGGGGAAATACCATCAGAATCGTTACGAGGCGGACCGTCTGGAGAATGCTCACCTTCAGGGGGTCCGCCCCCATTTCTTCGGAGATGATGGACATCTGGGAGAGTCCTCCCAGGGAAGTGGAGAGCAGGCAGGTGGGGTAGTTCCACCCCGTCATCCTGTGGAGCAGAAAGCCGAGGGAAAGGCTTGCCGCCAGCATGGCGAAGGTGATGAGGATGACCGGACCGGCCATGGTGGTGAACTGCCTCAGGGTGTCCAGGGTGATGTTGGCGGCGATGATGATACCGATGCCGATTTGAGCGGAGGTTCTCAGGCCTCCGGGCAGGGGAGGCTGTTCTTTCCCCGCCAGGTTCATGGCGGATACGGCAAACATGGCCCCGGTCAGAATGCCCACGGGAAGATGGAGCCGGTACCCCGTGAATCCTCCGGCGAGGGCCGCGGCCGCAAGGACGGCAAATCCACGGGCCGAAGGCCTGTTTTCCCCCCGCGGGGGAGGAAGGTCATCGTCGGCGCCCATATCACGGATTTCCCGGGGCAGGGGGCAGGGGCATGAAACGGCGCCCTGTGTTCTGCCTTCGCACCAGGCGGTCCACCTCCTGCAAAAGACGGGCGTGGCCAGAATGGCGGCGAGAAGCCGGAACACCTGCAGAAGGGTAACGCTTGCCACGTCCGCGCCGAGGGACATGGAAAGCAGGGCCATCTCTGAAATCCCTCCTGCGGTGGAACCCAGGAGGGCCGTGACGGGGGAGAGGTCACTCATGAGATAGAGCAGTCCGCCTCCCGCAAGGGAGATGACCAGCATACCCGCCGAAATCGTGAGGGCGGGGACCGGGAGGTCCCGCAGAAAGCGGACGGAGGTGCGGGTCACCTTCTGCCCCACGTAGGTGCCGATGACGATGTTGCTGAACCACACCAC is a window from the Aminivibrio pyruvatiphilus genome containing:
- a CDS encoding ABC transporter permease, which gives rise to MSQDKLNFQQSLTRFGTILALIVISAGFAVAVPGFAGGENIMNILRQIALLAVISEGFTMCLIVGELDLAFPHIASLSGALVAGLIFGGMHPLAAVLISLAVGIAFGLAAGLLVTKIGIPSLITTLATGIIAGGMVYMYTKGVSFYGQMPPSFLALGRGSVGPVPSLIFIMFAVVAAAQVMISSTRTGKYMQATGANPAASRLAGINIDRCKIFALSLSGLAAAFTGILLTSRLGSANPEGASGFMMDAFAAALLGMTVLSVGRANPFGTFVGALMIGVINNGMTLAGAPYYTQDIVKGLIILLSVTITSLQAKKMARH
- a CDS encoding sugar ABC transporter substrate-binding protein, coding for MKRTAVLLAAIAVVLAAAGYGAAKEISVGFIATNFSAEAQARVANSFEKLAKDKGWDVKMLNSAGSIETQSNQLENLYQMKVDAVVMAMAHPQEIRPALDKLVEAKIPVITIDSGYVDGVVADITADNFAMGAKASTFLMDTIGGQGNIIVIKFEKHYGTRRRGKVLDVVLTEYPGVKILAEYSVVATKRFMDDTRAAMETYATRFGDQIDGVWCAFDQLAYVAGDVLQERGNKKAVIVGVDGNQETFRRIGAGQMAATVAQPFEAMAGKAIELVNALAVEGKTVEEATGGRKIFYMDAPLIDRTSLPE
- a CDS encoding xylulokinase, whose translation is MPLFLGVDMGTSSLKACVIDGEGHGAAGAKVPSETLSPGPGMYEVDGETCWWRGFLSLCGEISHSVPLSDIAGICVSSVCGSFIPVDGQGRQTHNAILYGIDRRAAKQAEELNEKYGPQLAARLGGPFTTHSVFPKILWLKERCPDVFHRTAFFLEPNNFVTFRLTGERAWDFPSAAGTTLVDRPALEWPGELFAAEGVDPARFPPLRWPLSVLGRVTAGAARETGLPEGIPVAVGACDINAEAAAARAFFPGDCVVVFGSTVSLLLTTERPAEVPGFVSGMSLLEGTFRVGAATASGSRFLQWMNRTFRSGDPEREQSPTGILILPWLDGARTPFHNPEARMTFNGMDGSATPGRMIRAGREALGYELSFLLSRIGEVRAVPDVLDVSGGLCNDRTLMGIISSITGKKLRLHRDVDASYGDALIAASASGFLPPDELKAMGGGGTMVFPDRALHEKFLPWSRCFRNLAENGGMTRP
- a CDS encoding AbrB family transcriptional regulator, translating into MTGLLLVFAAGITGYFVFRRLRLPVPGVLGSLSFAAALNLAGFYPEFPLRYVVWFSNIVIGTYVGQKVTRTSVRFLRDLPVPALTISAGMLVISLAGGGLLYLMSDLSPVTALLGSTAGGISEMALLSMSLGADVASVTLLQVFRLLAAILATPVFCRRWTAWCEGRTQGAVSCPCPLPREIRDMGADDDLPPPRGENRPSARGFAVLAAAALAGGFTGYRLHLPVGILTGAMFAVSAMNLAGKEQPPLPGGLRTSAQIGIGIIIAANITLDTLRQFTTMAGPVILITFAMLAASLSLGFLLHRMTGWNYPTCLLSTSLGGLSQMSIISEEMGADPLKVSILQTVRLVTILMVFPLLMTFLFG